In one window of Macaca thibetana thibetana isolate TM-01 chromosome 5, ASM2454274v1, whole genome shotgun sequence DNA:
- the RWDD4 gene encoding RWD domain-containing protein 4, producing MSANEDQEMELEALRSIYEGDESFRELSPVSFQYRIGENGDPKAFLIEISWTETYPQTPPILSMNAFFNNTISSAVKQSILAKLQEAVEANLGTAMTYTLFEYAKDNKEQFMENHNPVNSATSISNSISIETPNTAPSSKKKDKKEQLSKAQKRKLADKTDHKGELPRGWNWVDVVKLSKTGSKDDE from the exons ATGAGTGCCAACGAGGACCAGGAG ATGGAACTAGAAGCATTACGCTCTATTTACGAAGGAGATGAAAGTTTCCGGGAATTAAGTCCAGTTTCTTTTCAATATAGG ATAGGTGAAAATGGCGATCCCAAAGCCTTCTTAATAGAGATTTCCTGGACAGAAACATATCCCCAAACACCTCCAATTCTATCTATGAACGCTTTTTTTAACAACACCAT ATCGTCTGCTGTAAAGCAGAGTATATTAGCCAAGCTGCAGGAAGCAGTGGAAGCTAACCTGGGAACCGCGATGACCTATACATTGTTTGAATATGCCAAAGACAATAAAGAGCAGTTCATGGAGAATCACAATCCCGTTAATTCCGCA acatcGATAAGCAATAGCATCTCAATTGAAACTCCTAATACAGCCCCATCaagtaagaaaaaagacaaaaaagaacaaCTTTCAAAAGCCCAGAAGCGTAAGCTGGCAGACAAAACAG ATCACAAAGGAGAACTTCCTCGAGGCTGGAACTGGGTTGATGTTGTGAAg tTAAGCAAAACTGGCTCTAAGGATGATGAGTGA